One region of Drosophila teissieri strain GT53w chromosome 2L, Prin_Dtei_1.1, whole genome shotgun sequence genomic DNA includes:
- the LOC122611539 gene encoding 7SK snRNA methylphosphate capping enzyme bin3 — MEKRLSDSPGDCRVTRSTMTPTLRLDHTSRQEPLPQQPDNGPAGAPGKSKSPTPLPGKSQVAQHHQFRAPQQQQGPKNRNKAWSKRQHKAGGKHNPSACVNTSSTQTQSTGSSVIAATLLPTAAAAHKADLENIQNIHNKNLTAGGGINHHGNAGTAHHGGSGGAGAHHAATGGHHHHHNTRLAQNAAASGASVGGTMQLYKKMLRGHHNHVLCAGNNANHTCCLVTGCNGSSAGGTGVVGSGGAAAAAGCGGAPCKEAHSCKDTSSLSGNSSIAGSVGAGNTVHYCCGRSKFFLPEKRLRKEVIVPPTKFLLGGNISDPLNLNSLQNENTSNASSSNNTPATTPRQSPITTPPKVEVIIPPNIHDPLHLLDPVDSMEYEKQLTSPMKRGGGGGGMLHHRQHHHRTRKNRKRRRFDSNNTSHAGDEAVVGSELTDEPPLPTVTSSLAASPVAAPVNVGGSLLLSESVAPAPGETAETGHQQAHVHSPQSASTTTTAEMPTPTPTEAAVATATEEHKKQEAPAPTATSSPQLQQHVAVATEKPPTPASSTSAKQPAEELLLSCSAMSASLAVASTLAERRASRDLRLDLSSTCYGVGGTGLSFGGNNAASVVSSSGGGGRKRKISESSTSQKSKKFHRHDAMDKIVSPVVPQPGAWKRPPRILQPSGARKPNSRRSTSVSESELLSPVEEQPPKQLPLIDVEIPRDDTPDLPDHVLNSPLSTTSAATSHTAGEQDFLAGVEISIINASGSGGVGKAPLNSSLMLEPAMIPPIKMLPKFRADGLKYRYGNFDRYVDFRQMNEFRDVRLQVFQRHVELFENKDILDIGCNVGHMTITVARHLAPKTIVGIDIDRELVARARRNLSIFVRIPTEEKLLEPTIDAKTELCPPEKTKIVAKVEASGAANKKTRRGKRRRKVYEGIHHHHHHHRHDLEQLQQQHKLNSLLVKPHEFFPISFPLTYGSIPHFLTSSKSPSMLGNKNQFPANVFFRHTNYVLKDESLTASDSQQYDLILCLSVTKWIHLNFGDNGLKMAFKRMFNQLRPGGKLILEAQNWASYKKKRNLTPEIYNNYKQIEFFPNKFHEYLLSSEVGFSHSYTLGVPRHMNKGFCRPIQLYAKGDYTPNHVRWSDAYYPQTPYEAYRGIYATMPVHRMGGGGSSAGGSNSGHAQMLHLSSSSRSQNYDTPQYAGSASGSASCRQTPMYQPTYNPLETDSYQPSYDMEYLNHMYVFASPLYQTVWSPPASLRKSSSHTPVFGSVRDAELDGDGSGGGGSGGGSYHRHVYPPNDDTCSPNANACNAFNSIRDADTDDSNQLPGGSRRHVYATNCGESSSSPQVNHHEAVGEFVDALMDDEQKCSTGVGTSGAAYCDLSDA; from the exons ATGGAAAAGCGTCTTAGCGACAGTCCCGGAGATTGTCGCGTAACGAGATCCACCATGACGCCTACTCTGCGCCTAGATCACACTTCCAGGCAAGAGCCTCTTCCGCAGCAGCCGGATAACGGCCCAGCTGGAGCGCCTGGAAAGTCAAAATCTCCCACTCCATTGCCCGGAAAATCACAGGTCGCACAGCATCACCAGTTCCGGGCTCCtcaacagcagcaggggcCTAAAAACCGGAACAAGGCCTGGAGCAAGAGGCAACACAAGGCCGGCGGAAAGCACAACCCCAGCGCCTGTGTCAACACAAGCAGTACCCAGACCCAGTCTACGGGCTCCTCGGTCATAGCCGCGACCCTCCTTCCTACGGCGGCGGCAGCCCACAAGGCGGATCTCGAAAACATCCAGAATATCCATAACAAAAATCTGACTGCCGGCGGTGGAATCAACCATCATGGGAACGCCGGAACAGCGCATCACGGCGGTAGCGGTGGTGCCGGCGCTCATCATGCCGCAACCGGTGggcaccatcaccatcacaaCACGAGGCTAGCGCAAAACGCTGCCGCTAGTGGGGCGAGCGTAGGAGGAACCATGCAACTCTATAAGAAAATGTTAAG GGGTCACCATAACCACGTGCTGTGCGCCGGAAACAATGCAAACCACACGTGCTGCCTGGTGACGGGATGCAATGGGAGCTCTGCCGGCGGAACGGGCGTAGTAGGAAGCGGTGGCGCTGCCGCCGCAGCGGGGTGTGGGGGAGCGCCCTGTAAGGAAGCCCATAGCTGCAAGGACACCAGCTCGCTaagtggcaacagcagcatcgcAGGCAGCGTGGGAGCGGGCAATACAGTGCACTATTGCTGCGGCCGCTCCAAGTTCTTTTTGCCGGAGAAGCGGCTACGCAAGGAGGTGATTGTTCCGCCCACCAAGTTTCTGCTGGGCGGCAACATCTCCGATCCACTCAACCTTAATTCGCTGCAGAACGAGAACACCTCGAATGCCTCCTCCAGCAATAACACGCCGGCGACCACGCCCCGCCAGTCACCTATCACTACGCCTCCAAAGGTGGAGGTGATCATACCGCCCAACATCCACGATCCGCTGCACCTGCTGGATCCCGTTGATTCCATGGAGTACGAGAAACAGCTGACGTCGCCAATGAAGCGTGGAGGGGGAGGCGGTGGAATGCTCCACCACCGGCAGCACCACCATCGCACGCGAAAGAACCGAAAGCGACGGCGTTTTGACTCCAACAACACCTCGCATGCCGGCGATGAAGCAGTGGTCGGAAGCGAGCTGACCGACGAACCGCCGCTGCCCACAGTCACCTCTTCGCTGGCGGCGTCGCCGGTGGCAGCGCCCGTTAACGTAGGCGGCAGCTTGCTGCTGAGCGAATCCGTTGCTCCGGCCCCGGGCGAAACAGCGGAAACGGGCCATCAGCAGGCGCATGTGCACTCTCCGCAATCGGcatcgacgacgacgaccGCTGAGATGCCCACGCCAACGCCGACCGAGGCAGCGGTGGCAACTGCGACCGAAGAGCACAAGAAACAGGAGGCACCAGCGCCGACTGCAACGTCATCGCCACAGCTTCAGCAACATGTGGCCGTTGCAACCGAGAAACCTCCCACTCCGGCCTCATCAACTAGTGCTAAGCAGCCGGCAGAGGAGTTGCTTCTTAGCTGTTCGGCCATGTCGGCCTCACTGGCGGTAGCCTCGACGCTGGCAGAGCGAAGGGCCAGCCGAGACCTGCGTCTGGACTTGTCAAGCACGTGCTACGGCGTCGGCGGCACGGGTCTAAGTTTCGGCGGCAACAACGCGGCCAGCGTGGTCAGCAGTTCCGGGGGTGGTGGGAGGAAGAGAAAAATTAGCGAGAGCAGCACTTCGCAAAAAAGCAAG AAATTTCATCGTCATGATGCCATGGACAAGATTGTCAGTCCAGTGGTTCCGCAACCAGGTGCCTGGAAGCGACCTCCACGCATTCTTCAACCCAGCGGGGCCCGGAAGCCCAACTCCCGCCGCTCTACGTCCGTCAGCGAATCGGAGCTGCTCAGTCCCGTGGAAGAGCAGCCACCCAAACAGCTGCCCCTCATCGATG TGGAGATACCTCGTGATGACACGCCGGACTTGCCTGATCATGTACTAAACAGTCCGCTGAGCACTACTTCGGCAGCCACCTCGCACACGGCCGGCGAGCAGGATTTTCTGGCCGGTGTAGAAATCAGTATTATAAATGCTTCGGGGTCAGGGGGTGTGGGCAAGGCACCGCTGAACAGTAGTTTGATGCTAGAACCGGCTATGATTCCCCCAATAAAAATGCTGCCAAAATTTAGGGCCGATGGATTAAAGTACCGGTACGGAAACTTCGATCGCTACGTGGACTTTCGGCAAATGAACGAGTTTCGAGACGTGCGCTTGCAGGTGTTCCAGCGACACGTGGAACTGTTTGAGAACAAGGACATTTTAGACATTGGCTGCAATGTTGGTCACATGACCATTACGGTGGCCAGACATTTGGCACCAAAAACAATTGTCGGTATTGACATTGATCGAGAGCTTGTTGCCCGAGCAAGAAGAAATCTTTCGATCTTTGTGCGAATTCCCACGGAGGAAAAGCTGCTAGAGCCAACCATTGACGCAAAAACGGAGTTATGTCCGccagaaaaaacgaaaatcgtGGCGAAGGTTGAGGCATCGGGAGCAGCTAACAAGAAAACGAGACGGGGCAAGAGACGACGCAAGGTGTATGAAGGAatacatcatcatcatcaccaccatcgGCATGATTTAgaacagctgcagcagcaacataagTTGAACTCGTTGCTTGTTAAGCCCCACGAATTCTTTCCCATTTCTTTTCCTCTTACCTACGGAAGTATTCCCCATTTTTTAACATCGAGCAAATCGCCCAGCATGCTCGGGAACAAGAATCAGTTTCCGGCAAACGTCTTCTTCAGGCACACCAACTATGTTCTCAAGGACGAGTCTTTGACGGCCAGCGACTCCCAGCAATACGATCTCATACTGTGTCTCTCGGTTACTAAGTGGATTCATCTCAACTTTGGAGACAACGGCTTGAAGATGGCGTTTAAGCGAATGTTCAACCAGCTGCGACCCGGGGGAAAACTTATACTTGAAGCCCAAAACTGGGCCAGCTACAAGAAGAAAAGGAACCTAACG ccagaaatatataataactaCAAGCAGATCGAGTTCTTTCCAAACAAGTTTCATGAATACTTACTCAGCTCCGAGGTAGGATTCAGCCACAGCTATACGCTGGGCGTGCCCCGACACATGAACAAGGGCTTCTGCCGACCTATACAG CTGTATGCAAAGGGAGATTATACCCCGAATCATGTCCGTTGGAGCGATGCTTACTATCCTCAGACGCCATATGAAGCATATCGTGGCATTTACGCCACCATGCCCGTTCATCGGATGGGCGGTGGTGGGAGCAGCGCAGGCGGTAGCAATAGTGGACATGCTCAAATGCTGCACCTTAGCAGCTCCAGTCGGTCGCAAAACTATGATACGCCACAATACGCAGGCAGCGCATCGGGCTCAGCCAGTTGCAGACAGACTCCAATGTACCAGCCCACATACAACCCCTTGGAAACGGACTCATACCAGCCCAGCTACGACATGGAATATCTCAACCACATGTACGTGTTTGCCTCACCGCTTTACCAGACCGTCTGGTCGCCTCCAGCTTCGCTTCGCAAGAGCAGCTCGCATACTCCGGTATTTGGAAGCGTGCGTGATGCAGAGCTGGACGGTGATGGCAGTGGTGGTGGGGGCAGTGGTGGCGGAAGCTACCACCGCCACGTCTATCCGCCAAACGACGACACTTGCTCGCCTAATGCAAACGCTTGTAATGCGTTTAATTCGATTCGGGACGCGGACACAGACGATTCTAACCAGTTGCCTGGGGGAAGTCGACGGCATGTGTATGCAACCAACTGCGGAGAAAGCTCCTCATCGCCGCAGGTAAATCACCATGAGGCGGTCGGCGAATTTGTGGACGCACTTATGGACGATGAACAGAAGTGTTCAACAGGCGTAGGAACTAGTGGCGCAGCTTATTGTGATCTGTCGGATGCCTAG
- the LOC122611552 gene encoding mitochondrial import receptor subunit TOM40 homolog 2 gives MGNVIASTADVESSRGRVHVSAGLRSPEATEYSAGMPPQMVEALRTEVGMSELANPGTVEELHSRCRDIQANTFEGAKIMLNKGLSNHFQVTHTINMNSAGPSGYRFGATYVGTKQYGPNEAFPVLLGEIDPMGNLNANVIHQLTSRLRCKFASQFQDSKLVATQLTGDYRGRDYTVSLTMGNPGLLTGSGVIVCQYLQSVTNRLALGSELAYQYGANLPGRQVAVLSAVGRYAVGDSVWSCTLGPAGFHLSYYQKASDQLQIGVEVETNLRQRESTATVAYQVDLPKADLVFRGSLDSNWHISGVLEKRLQPLPFSLAISGRMNHIKNSFRLGCGLMIG, from the coding sequence ATGGGCAACGTAATAGCATCCACCGCAGACGTGGAGTCCTCTCGTGGGCGTGTTCATGTCTCCGCCGGGCTACGCTCGCCGGAGGCAACGGAGTATTCCGCCGGAATGCCGCCACAGATGGTGGAAGCTTTAAGGACAGAAGTTGGAATGAGTGAATTGGCCAATCCCGGAACAGTTGAGGAGCTGCACAGTCGCTGTCGTGACATCCAGGCCAACACCTTCGAAGGCGCCAAAATCATGTTGAACAAGGGTTTGAGTAACCACTTCCAAGTGACCCACACCATCAATATGAATTCGGCTGGTCCAAGTGGCTATCGTTTTGGAGCTACTTACGTGGGCACCAAGCAGTACGGGCCAAATGAGGCCTTTCCGGTTCTTCTTGGTGAGATCGATCCGATGGGCAATCTTAATGCAAACGTTATCCATCAACTGACGTCTCGTCTGAGGTGCAAGTTTGCCTCGCAGTTTCAGGACTCAAAGTTGGTGGCCACACAGCTCACGGGAGACTATCGCGGCAGAGATTACACAGTATCCCTGACAATGGGAAACCCGGGCCTCCTAACGGGTTCCGGAGTAATTGTGTGCCAGTACTTGCAGTCTGTTACCAACAGACTGGCTCTAGGATCGGAGTTGGCCTACCAGTACGGGGCGAATTTGCCCGGACGTCAAGTGGCTGTATTATCAGCGGTTGGACGCTATGCGGTCGGTGATTCCGTGTGGTCTTGCACATTGGGACCTGCCGGCTTCCACCTTAGTTACTACCAGAAAGCCAGTGATCAGCTACAGATCGGAGTCGAGGTGGAAACAAATCTTCGTCAGCGAGAGTCGACGGCCACGGTGGCATACCAGGTTGATCTTCCCAAGGCAGACCTAGTCTTCCGCGGCAGTCTCGATTCAAATTGGCACATTTCCGGAGTCCTTGAGAAAAGACTTCAGCCGCTACCGTTTTCGTTGGCCATTAGCGGTCGTATGAATCACATAAAAAATAGCTTTCGGCTGGGATGCGGCCTCATGATAGGATGA